aaacaatgggtgtttttgaaatgttttttaaaccaggcttaagtgtttttttgtttcatttgtcaTCTCACCCCATGTCTTGGTGTCGGGTGTCTCCAAGGCCTTGTGCTCCACTGTGCAGGTGTAAATGTCCCCTTCCTGTGGAGTGAAGGGCAGGTGGGAGAACTGGTTGTAGGTGTTATCTTCATTTGGATAGAACTGACTGAGTGAGGAGTCATCAGTCACATTTACACCGTTTCTGGTCCAAGTAAAGCGGACAGGAGGAGGGAAGAAACGTGCTGAATGACAGATGAGTGTGTTCTCTGAACCAACTTGCACATTATCACTGGAATAGATACAGTTTTGGGGGACATCTgtaaacaaaagtaaaacaaattattctGTAGCATGCAAGTATAAACTACATTTGattgtaaatgtttatatactgtagaataaatgcattaatttacTTTGTAAATGGATTATTAATTGTAAATAACTGTAAATAAAGGAATAgttaaatgcagaaaaaaataatctggaAGAATGTGGAAAAATCTGAGAGAATTGCCATGTCTCATGTTTCACTTTAACagtattgaatattttattagaGACATTTACTTGGACATCAGACATAtggaataatgtttttatttaagaccATTGGCAGGAGCtccttgctttattttttttcttagttctACAGAttaagtattaaatattttaaattaaatattttgtaaagtACATGAATTTAATGAGACaaactgtttaaacatttattatttatgttttacttaGGTAATTCACAGTGACTTCCTGATTCTAAATAGTTCAATCTTTGTGTCATCAGGCACAaggattttatttcttatggtcTAAGAGTCCTTAAAGTCCTTTTTAATGAACTCCTTGCAGGCTGTCATGTGACTTTGAGTCCTTATTATTAGTAATGGCTGTTCTTCTGTAagtctgtttttctgtaaatCTCGCCCAACTCCACAAAAGAATTCAGGATCTCATTTATAGTGACCCTTAGGTTCTTGGTAACATCACTGGCCAAGGCTCTTTATCCCCAAGTACTCAGTTTGGCTGGGTGGTCAAATCTGGATGGACTGTTGgttgttttaacttttatttgagAATGATGAAGCCTGTCATGCTCTTGGGCAAACAACAAAATTAGGGAAAGTTAAAAAGGTCTGAAAACATTTCATCAGCACTGTATAAAATGTGATAAGTTTTTACTGCATTTAGGTGGATTGTTTCatgtaagtaaatatttttgttttacattaaacTAACATGAAGCCATAAAAATGTCAGGGTTTCGTATAAGCTGACAATTAGCCTTTGTAATGTCTATCAAATTCATGTAAATTAACATCACAGTACTGATTAATTTGTCATCGTATCTGTTGCTTTACTTTATGAAAATAAGGTCTCCCTGGGAACAGAAAATCTTGCCCACACCTATTCTAAACTTTTAGAATAAATggacaaaatatacagtaaaatgacaagacaaattattttaaagtccTTAAAAGATCTGGGCCCTTTGATCGGCCAAGATTCTTGTCTCTTTATGTGTGtttcttttatactgtatttcctcACCTTAAATAACGAAGATTTCCCATTTGACTAAACCTGagaattacagtatatagtctCTGGGGAGACATTTTCCAAGCAATACATTGAAACAAGAAACAGCATTAGGAAATATATATTCGAAAAGTTAGCAAAAGTAAACTCTCATGGTAATTTAATTGATGATATAGGTATTTTCTAACAATGCCATGCTGCGTTGATTAATAAAAGTATGTGTATTTGTTATACTGAGTATACTGATGCCTGTCTTTTCACTCACCTAGGGCTTCTGGAGGACTTTTATAGGCAATCACTGCTACATTGAGGTTGTTTTTGCAGGTTTTTTGCCCTGAGAGACTGAACTCATAAAACTCGGGCCACCCAATATGGCCTGCAAAATCAGGTAAGCTCTCCACAAgaacttgttttttaaaatctgaaTGAGCAAGTTCTTCTCCATCAAATTCTATTACAAACTCTTTATCTGTCTCAGTGCATCCATTTAACAAAATATCTACATGCTTGACTGTGAAAAGAATAGAAAATGTACAACATGAAAAAACTAGATTGTAAAGATTTGAAATAAAATGCTACCAAAAtgagaaaatatataatacatacaaTAAGTGTGAGAAACTGAGCAATTGACTATTGTCATTCTAACAGTTAGTTCAGGTTCAAAGAGCTGATTATATGCATGGGAATGCTtactttgtatttattataacagTTATTATAATTCTCTGCTTTTTATCACTCTGCTTTTTAATTAACTGTTAAATTAAACGTTGTctataaaaagtaaatgttataaatgaattattgtctataaaaattaaatcataGGTCAGCTACAAAACTAAACAATGTACTTAAAGtacaaatatactatatatttaagctttttttttaaatagctaacAATGTATTATCTGCCAAGTATCTTGTGAAAAAAGTTATGAACTTAAAGCAGCCTACaacttttgtgttttgtttgtcaaacaaaaataaattaatcaattgatgatttaaacaatttaaactaaattaaggATATAGGGAATATAAAAGTCCAATTAGCAGGTTATGATTAAGCTAAAATTATTAGacctaaattatttttaatgtctaACTAccttaatacagtatatacagtggtttATGTTATAAAATCATTTCAATATTGAATTTACAATCACAAATTACTTTATGTTTAATTCCTACATCTCAAGTAGCATCATCTATGCATTATACAATTAATTTCTCATTATATTTATCAGCAACACAGGATATATAACAAAAGTTACAAATATAACAAAACTCACTCTGACTGCTGGTGTCCTTAATGTATGTCAgtataaaaaacatcaaaagtaTCTTCATTTTTAATGTGAATTGAAAGAGCAGGATTGAAGCACTACTATGCCACTACAGTCTACTTCACATTCACTCAGAAAAGTAGAAGATAAAACAGAGAAGTCAGTGCCTATGTGTAAAATCATCCAATCAGAGGAGTTATTTCTGAAACACTGCAATATCCAGGTGGGAACTCACCTGAGTGTAAACAAGACGTAGGAGTCATCTATACATGAGTGAtcacgaagaaaaaaaaatatgacccACCCCAATGTAGATTATTAGTCTGCTTTCTTACATTAACATATCATGCAAATATCCTTAAGCATGATACACCGACTGTATGTTACTATTCTATATGATCTAAATAAATCTATTAATCcaaagtaatgtttgtgtggaAGTTAAATACATTCAGAAGGAACATTTTATCCAATGTAAATCAGTTTGGAGCAGTAAAGCTACAGAATAAAATGTATGtccaaaaaaatattcatttattctatttttccATTCTCAGCAACACTGAGGAACACTGACACCTGCTGGTACTTTATGTTGCTGTTATGTATTATTTCAGTTGCTCCGATTCacgggtcgccacagcagaccattcaATTTGCACAACAACATGGCAGAGATTTTACGCTGGATTCCCTTTCTGATGCAAGCCTCCTATTaaatccaggcttgggaccggtgTTCAGGCTAGAATTTGAGCATTGGCTATGTACTCAATCCCCCCCCCAATACATATTCCccaagcacatactgtatgggtgAAGATAAGTGGAAAGAAGATTTGGGGTTTGCTTTTTTACCAGGCACAGTCCCAATGTTTTAGAGCATCCCCCCAATATAGTTCTTCAACACTTTTCAAGCTCATGCTCctgcatagtgtgtgtgtgtgtgtgtgtgtgtgttagaattattttatatataaaggagttatttctactctcttgctctctttctcatagatctgatatcaacgtgttaaatctttcctgttgctatcttcctgtctcctcttgcatctgctccttaaggtgtgaacacTCCCACGCTCACCCTCCCATTTTCTCTTCAtgtctttctccccctctctctctctccccctctgtctccttccccctctccccctaactcaaGCGAtaatcttgtgatctgtctttggacggacacctctctatcttcctctcctttgattcttcaggatctcaccaggacatttacaatggttcatgttctttgtagtaatatatgtctatggcacaggcgtttggtcaaacatatataaaccccatcttttgctgttaataaacagaaacctttctgacagacaacgtgtgtgtgtgtgtttgactgagtctctcctggcgccagagaagcttaccgaaacacagcggacagaccgagcaactcgcctctcctactacgtaactttaggaAAACTTTACAGTGTGTAAGCTTTGTAAATTCTCTTAAAATCAATATACAGTAGGACCTTGGATTGCACATTATTTGGTCTGTGagcattttgcaagacgagcaaaaattttaaataaattttaacttgttaaacGAGCGAGGTCTTAACATACGAGTAGTACGCCTTTGCTTTTTCTGCCAAGGCTTGCATGATCACTACTTtgccaatggttcttctttctctcgtgctgtgggattgtgggtaatcgtctcccatgctgaGTCTCAGTGCAAGTGTGTCACTCATAGTCAACATCCAtacatgcatgtactgtttactgtaacattgtgaccacgtgtgtgcgtgtgtaaagcgcaagtgtcattagagaggttcatTGCTAAAGAAGTTCCCCTAAAGAGAAGTGGTCCCATTAGTTTGTGTTACTTGGGGAATATTCTTCTCATCAAAGAATTTAAATTTATGAAATCTTAAATTCAGTATAGCAGATGTGTGAATTTAAATTAAGTAACCTTAAAAAGTTACTGTTGGTTGTTTCCTGAATGGGCCACAATATTGTTAATTGGACTTTATCTTGCAACAGTGATTAAACACAATTTcagatcttttattttttaatatattttataacttttGAGTCTCACTGCTGTTTAATGTGGCAGGACAACAAAATAGGAATCGAACAGATTGAAGTGGCAGCAATTGTGAACAGGACAGGACCTACAAGTGGCAGTGACACTGCAATTGTTCTGGGGAGTGAAAGTTCTTGACCTACAGACCTTGAAGGTGTTCCCAGGGCTTGCTTGTTTGACCTATGCATTGAATCTCCATTATCCTAGGCATCTCAAGTATACCTTTGATGTATTTTGGAAACTTCTCTTGGAGCTGGTGCTTCAAAGCTGTCAAGCAGAGTCCAGTCACTCTTGTCTAAACTGCTGTCTTAAAACTGTTGCCAAACTTAAActttctccaaacttaaactgAAGCTCATGCTGTGGTTATTGTCATACCATGCACTGAGAGgcgaaaaatacacaaacaacaGTTCTGTAAATagtctttattttgttgttaGGTCAACCAATTCCAGTTTTAAaatgagattattattagataatatAAGTCCAGTTGTTCTAATCTACAGTTATAAAATGAGATCATTATTTACATATCCTCTTCTGTGATTTATATAGTTAAAAAGTTTCATTTGTGTTGTCTGAAAAGGTGGAACCCATGTTTCTTAcatgtatttcattttaaacaatgtaaTTGCATTATATGTTTGTGTCTAGAAAGTTATAATTATTTTGGCTGCAAACTTCATTGTTCTAGTCCTGTGTGAATTGATGTACCGTAAAAGtaattgtaacaaaaaattATGCAGTGATGTTGGCAATCAGTAGTGAATGTTTACACtgagtttatttattgtttttttggcttttgTTGTTAATATTAAAGCCGGAATGTGCAATTTGTCTTCAAAACCAGCTTCTAATATTCATACCTGAACtctgatttaaattattttaaaacccttaaagctcagagcaggtttatttattttttttgtttgtttttttgcatccctgtgttttaataattatatcaaGGCTTAGCGACTGCGCAATATGTTGTGTGTCGTATcccttttttcagcacaactcgggcaatatgataaaatttataaaaaaaattatttcatttttaccaactacacacacacaactgaacaaaagctatttaaaaatttttaaatccaatacatgttttaaaataaatttatgtcaaacacactcacattgATTAAACCTTATTTTCAAActaaaattctaaaaatatttattcaacaaaaacaatttatataataaataacaaaccaaaataaaatcatatttaaaaagtttgtgTAAATAATGAATCTATTATCAGACTTTTCAAGAAAAttgctgttacacacacacacacacacacacacagtaaaccttgtttacaaattaaaattataaacaattaacaaaaatttgcttttttgtGTAAACAAATAACAATACTGTATAGGCAGATTTATAATTGATTAGATTTTCATGAattgttgacacacacacacaaaaacaggtTTATCCATATTTACCCTAGTATCTTATAACAAAACGAAGTATAATCAAATTCAAAAGCAggtgttttctttaaaatcagTCATTAATTATTGTTGCACTTCTGGTACGGATCCGTGGCTGGAGTTCTAAGGTTAACCTGCTCATTAAAAATACTGATTTAAAGGAAAtaactttttgttattttgaatacaaaataatacagtAGTATTCAATTGCATTTAGCAGGTGGGGTGTCCACTGAAcccaatatttttgttttacattttactttgtgtttgtgtgtgtgtgtgtgtgtgtgtgtgtgtgcgtgcgtgcgttaCTTGCACTCACTcaattggtttattttttaaaatgctaattgaattcatttttaataaaattcttaacaattaaaattttttgttaaatttcatTAATGATATTGCTTGTAATTTGTTAAGTAGATaaagggtatttttttttttttacagtgcagaagattttttttttctttaatacttTATTGATTGTCAAACATGTTGTCAAATCATATTTGGTGAACCACACACTCCAAAAAatactgggttaaaaacaacccagtctGGTTGTTTTTagctgctgggtaaatattggaccaactacatgctgggttaatttaacccagcaaaatgggttatttttttaacccagcaagatttaactataatgctgggttaattctaccacataaattggccaaatgttctacccagatgttggttcatatTAACTTTAATGTTGGGTTAaatctacctcacaaataggttattattcttttcatgttttacagtatatctgtaaaaaacaaacaaaaaaaaaaactactcatgtctattaaacagttaaattactttcatatactggtctattacaaaaaaaaacttagtttAGTCCCTGTTTAGTGGGTAAAACCATAGATAAGATACATGGAACATGTATCATGGAACATGTAAAGGATGAAGTCGTCTAGTCTCTACTTGCAAGCAAGTATTGCTATATGAATAAATTTTACAGGTGTTGACTCACTTCCTCCCATTTCATAGACCACTTTCTGGAGAAATTCccatacaggagcacactgctttggataggtaatgtcaaaaatataaaatgccttaaagcacacatcaacaagtcctgtagtgtgcattgctccagagcctgtcccaccagaatgacgaatgcctgagagcagcgcaggtcatcatctcccaacgtcaggatgtacagtaggggtacggccttgacacttcagcctgtggaggtattccaccatgttggttccaaccttagaaagaaagaaatgaaagaaagtaaaaaattgttaaaaatctattttaaataagGCATAAAATAAATGATCTAGTTTCATgacacatttttaatatatattaagcaTATATGCAAATTCAATCTAATTTATAAATAGGTTGTCACTATCAAATTCTGGCAGTGTTAGGTAGCCAATATGTTGCAATGTAGACTTAACATGCTGTGGATGAAGGGTacattacaaaaagaaaaagggtaCACTATTTGactgaaatataaaaaacatgtgCTTACCTGTAAAGCTATCTACTGTATCAGGTCAGGAAGTTGCCATTCTGTTAATTTCCTTCTGACAAAGCTGTCAAagatagggtataggtaacctgaaacgaAAACATGGAGATagctactaccaaaaaaaaaaaaaaaaacccagcaaaataagcatggcttttaggataaagctcctaaatattttaagtcagactagttgatcttgtggtctgcgttgattttaagctaactACCGAGAAAATGCAtcgtcatagctggggtcatactggcacattacaatcacccaaatattaatacttctatttagtagttatctgtacagctgtggTACTCTATCccgttagcttacatgcagcagttaATGGTGACGTATTAGCATACCTGCCAACGGggaaaaggtgtaaaatattgttataactcgggagaaacgcagGAGAATTTTGAGTCTCCAGGAACAATcgggaggttagcaggtgtgtatatttgtgagagggtcagtgttttgtaacaccccagcattttattgtctcaagcagtgagattaataaagttctaatgttaatgtggttgctaatgctagcaacctaactaaatgcctgagtcatgctaatactacagttcaCTTCACCATCTTTGTACACCCTgaaaacattctacagagaaagataaaaagctcagacatcttatccgtttctttcacacacaggtggggttcttcggctaactatagcagctattgtcagctaaattatcttacctcagaccagcctgaaagtttgagtgtaaccttaacacggtaacagtaataaatgttacaaatagtgataatttttcagtcatatgtgacttaggtgagtgaacatgtgtataaagaccttgtatttaacgtcattttcccttaaatgcccgaggaggatgaaccgtcatcagcgctcaagagagacacgaagctctgactgacagccgctgaatccaccggtgaactttgggggaggagccaccaaacttcaacccagcagctgggttacacaaaaactacccaactctctgtaaataacccagaaaaatgacccaacagaggaaacccagcctCTTTTAGTGCGCATTGGTGATGCTTGACACAGCACATTTCcagatgcttttattttttgcctgttTGGCCCTAGTCTACAGCATAGAGTTACAAACTAAAACATATATTAGTTGTGAAAAATTTTTATTGGTCTATAATTGTAGTCAAGTGTAAGGTACCAAATACCTCAAAGTCCTCTGTTTAAGAGGCCTTGATCCGCTCACTacaatgaaagaaaaggtgCCTGGACAACAAATTGGGAAAGTGAAAAATATACAGGTAGAAGACAGGAATAGGAAACAAAGCAATAAGTAAAAATGATAATactaggaaaaataataatactaataatatttacttctttttattttgttttatagctGTTTACTCATAACTAACAAAAATTAAGCAGAAAAGTATGCGAAGTGTGACCCAAGAACAACCCGTACACATAGAGAGCAAGAAATAAGGAGCTTTAAAGCAGACAGATCGTAATGGAAAAGTGCAGAAAGTTCTTTGCCAAAATAAGATTAACAGAGACGCTTAGGAGAAGTTAAAAGAAATAACTTTCAGTTTCGTTATCTGGACACAGAGCACAGATGTCCagacttcctttttttaaagctaagaaACAAAGGGATTAATAGTTAATAATCAAATCTATTACTATCCCTTACTGCACtctatattatactgtataaccaaAATTTATCAATGAAGGTTGTAACTTtttgaatattaattaattacttatcCATAATGTATACGTACATTATCAAAcgtcaaaatttttttttaaaaaggttaataataaaattatgatttaagaggaataggattattttattaatcaaaatattaatgatcagtcttttaaataagaaaaataattataataaatacagtatgcaattataacactatttaaaataatatattctaATGCAATCTAGCTTTGACAAAATTAATCATATAGTCCCTAATTATTAAATccaataattattcattataatcTTCAGatcataaaaagaataaataaataaagtataataaaactaaaaattaacCAATCAATTATTTCAATAACTTTAAGAAAAGTTAttgaataggaataggaaaatAGGAAAATTGGAATATGATTATTATGTATCTTAGAAAATGCTTAAAACTTTCTCAGACGAAAACCCAAGTCTTCACCGGCAGTGGTCAATAGTCTGgttaaaaaaacaggaacaaaccaaacttttttttttaaaaaagggggaaaaattaaaacaagatCTTTTAGGCCGACCCAGACatgaataaatatgagatgagaggggaaaattACGTAATGGGGAGGTGCCACATCAATCGGACCTGAGAAAAATTAGCTTACATCTCATGAATGTTAAGTAGTTTCTTGACTTAAGAaggagcaaacaatgatgtaattGCTAAGTGGGGctatataaaccatgtaaaattgGGGAAGTAAAGAGATCTTGCAGATTTTTTGGGGATCTTGCAGAATTTTTGTGGGTGTTATTACAGGTTTACCTTTCACTGTTACTAAAGAACTGACACTGAACACTGACACTGTCATAGATGTTTTATGAACACCTTGTAAGGCTTAGCAACATATTAATAGCCCATATTAATAGCCCACAAAAATCTAGAGTAGTAATGAACCACAAACCTAATAAAACTCtaattgtttatgtttaaattatgagcaaaacttttacttttttatataaagtgcaggttaatttgttttatttttactttatagtttttggtaattatttttatgtatttatattttggggctgtggaacttATAATTTGAGTtatcattatttcttttggaCAAATTCGATTTAGTTtcagagtgttttggaatacgagcccgcttctggaacgaattatgttcgtaatccgaggttccactttattttatttatttattattattatttttttttaaagctttctttttttttttaaagatttcttaCAACGGTACCCTTGTGCATTACCGATTCAGTCCAGCAGATGGCACCAAAAAAAAGCTGCAAAACATTACTCTAGATCAGAAAGTTAAGCCTTAAAGATTCAGTCCAGCAGGCTGTCAACCGCCAAAACAATAAAGGAAAGAGAAGCACACGTGCAGGTAAATATATGGATTAGTGTAACAAGTGCATTGTTAAACAGGCATGGAGAGATTTCTTgagttttttctttcagtttggCTGAAAAGCCTAAAGACATTCAATTTGTGCTCAGATCTTGATTTTTACATAACACTGAGAGAGAGCTTAAGTGAAGTGTAGAAGGGGACTAGTCCTGGAGGTCCAGTGTTGACCACAGTGATTGTGATCTTTCTGCTCAACCATCTGTTACCAGGTTCAGTACTGTAAGTATGTTTGGTGTTGGTGGTTTACAATCTGTGCtgtgagtcttatacgccttaGAAACgattatacaatataaagtatACCAATCCAGTTGACAAAATCTGTCCTCTTTCCCAACACTTCCATCATGCGGCCCAAAACCGTCACCccgcctaaggaaatgaatctctcTCACTGAGACGTCACACAAAATGTGCGTTCCAATCGGCCTGAAGTTCTCTGCAAAGTATACTGCACAGGGTGTTCATTcttaagtgtgattccaaaccaCAGGGAGCGAAAAAGTTCAGTTCAAAAGGAACAAATAAACATTAGATTTTCATTTCACtggaaaagggaaagaaaatttACTATAAGTCATTGTGACTCACTGGAGCATGAAAAACATGGAGctcaaaaaaggatttatatatttatcaagatcataaacatttttatttaattaagaaatacttaatattatatacgctagtaatctgtaaaaaaaagaaatctctatACATCTTtattcagttattattattaatattattattattattattattattattattattattaataataataataataataataataatcataataataatcaataatttatttacaagttatacacatttccatagtatgttttataatggtatcagtttttttataaatatttaatattttatgtctgtagtgtgaaatttccacagcagcagcaacaggtatccaatgttaccatggtaacgcacggaggaagtgacgtttGTGCTGGTGACTTCGCAGGGTGCTGGAAATGGTGGAGTTTTGTCAAGGGAAGTTCCCTTCATTGACATTCCCTGCAAATGGAGctgggagtagggagcaccct
This region of Clarias gariepinus isolate MV-2021 ecotype Netherlands chromosome 9, CGAR_prim_01v2, whole genome shotgun sequence genomic DNA includes:
- the LOC128530195 gene encoding H-2 class II histocompatibility antigen, A-U alpha chain-like, producing the protein MKILLMFFILTYIKDTSSQIKHVDILLNGCTETDKEFVIEFDGEELAHSDFKKQVLVESLPDFAGHIGWPEFYEFSLSGQKTCKNNLNVAVIAYKSPPEALDVPQNCIYSSDNVQVGSENTLICHSARFFPPPVRFTWTRNGVNVTDDSSLSQFYPNEDNTYNQFSHLPFTPQEGDIYTCTVEHKALETPDTKTWEVEVELPSVGPAVFCGVGLAVGLLGVATGSFFLVKGNQCN